One genomic segment of Heptranchias perlo isolate sHepPer1 chromosome 3, sHepPer1.hap1, whole genome shotgun sequence includes these proteins:
- the kcng2 gene encoding potassium voltage-gated channel subfamily G member 2: MALLAEGRSERELNTFTCTLENVEIRTKKGIYYQKAKLLQPVEDVCCITELNDRTPYVLVNVGGIKYRIPWTTLDQFPLTRLGKLKACSNYDEIMDICDDYDIKHNEFFFDRNPCAFRIIMTFLTAGKLRLLREMCALSFQEELVYWGIEDENLEWCCRRKLYQKVEDLEEIKGDYEVLLTEETQGAFDDTTRLGHCMKNLRDMVENPDSGIPGKIFACLSVIFVTITTVSLCISTMPDLREEEERGECSQKCYNIFVLETICVAWFSLEFLLRFIQAQSKCAFLRTPLNLIDIMAILPYYISLTIDAVSVDGNPSSPGNLDLEKVGLVLRVLRALRILYVMRLVRHSLGLQTLGLTVQRCTREFGLLLLFLCVAMALFSPLVFLAESELGAKHEFTSIPSSYWWAVISMTTVGYGDMVPRSIPGQVVALSSILSGILLMAFPVTSIFHTFSRSYMELKDQQQRMSSNKVQLKGNTISQNSDSSQEPDISFPADLGASPLQKKRRIITQKVAD, from the exons ATGGCTCTACTAGCTGAGGGCAGATCTGAGCGGGAACTCAACACGTTCACTTGCACCTTGGAGAACGTGGAGATCCGCACCAAGAAGGGAATTTATTACCAAAAAGCCAAACTGCTTCAACCAGTTGAGGATGTCTGCTGCATCACCGAACTCAACGACAGAACTCCGTATGTGCTCGTTAATGTTGGAGGCATTAAGTATAGGATTCCATGGACTACACTTGACCAGTTCCCATTAACACGTCTAGGCAAACTTAAAGCATGCAGCAATTATGATGAAATCATGGACATCTGTGACGATTACGATATAAAGCACAATGAATTTTTCTTTGATCGCAATCCTTGTGCCTTCAGAATTATTATGACTTTCCTGACAGCTGGGAAACTGAGGCTCCTCAGAGAAATGTGTGCTCTTTCCTTTCAGGAGGAGCTGGTTTATTGGGGCATTGAGGATGAAAATCTGGAGTGGTGTTGTCGCCGTAAACTGTATCAAAAAGTAGAGGATCTAGAAGAAATCAAGGGGGATTACGAAGTGCTACTTACCGAAGAAACACAGGGTGCCTTTGATGACACGACTCGCCTGGGTCATTGTATGAAGAACCTCAGGGACATGGTGGAAAATCCAGATTCAGGGATCCCAGGGAAGATCTTTGCTTGCCTTTCTGTTATATTTGTGACGATCACCACAGTAAGTCTCTGCATCAGCACCATGCCTGATCTGAGAGAAGAAGAGGAGCGG gGCGAATGCTCCCAGAAGTGTTACAACATATTTGTACTAGAAACAATCTGCGTGGCCTGGTTTTCATTAGAGTTTCTGCTGCGATTTATCCAAGCACAGAGCAAATGTGCGTTTCTGAGAACTCCTCTAAACCTCATCGACATAATGGCCATTTTGCCTTATTACATCAGCCTGACTATAGATGCCGTTTCAGTCGATGGGAACCCAAGTAGTCCTGGAAATTTAGATTTGGAAAAAGTAGGCCTTGTCCTCCGAGTTCTGCGTGCTTTGAGGATTTTGTATGTGATGAGGTTGGTTCGTCATTCCCTTGGCCTGCAGACCCTGGGACTCACAGTCCAACGATGCACACGGGAATTTGGCCTCCttcttctctttctctgtgtggcCATGGCACTGTTCTCACCTCTGGTATTTTTAGCTGAAAGTGAACTGGGTGCCAAACATGAATTCACCAGCATCCCAAGCAGCTACTGGTGGGCTGTGATCTCTATGACAACTGTGGGTTACGGAGACATGGTGCCACGGAGTATACCTGGGCAGGTGGTAGCTTTGAGCAGCATCCTGAGTGGCATTCTCCTCATGGCCTTCCCAGTTACCTCGATCTTTCACACCTTCTCCCGTTCATACATGGAGCTCAAAGATCAGCAGCAGCGCATGTCAAGCAACAAAGTCCAGCTCAAAGGGAACACCATATCCCAAAACAGTGACAGCTCTCAGGAACCAGACATCTCATTTCCAGCAGACCTTGGAGCCTCTCCACTTCAGAAAAAAAGGAGAATAATTACACAGAAGGTTGCAGACTGA